AGGCGAATTGGCTCGAGTCCTGCTTTGAGCAACATATTATTGGCAGTTCCCTCTAAGTCGAGAAGGGCGATCGCCACGTGCTCCACTTCTAGCTGCTGATGTTTGAAGCGACGGGCGACATCCTGGGACTTAACGACTGCCTCCCAGGCTTTTTCGGTGAACTTGCTAGGGTCAGTGGGCTGCATACTCAACAGGTAGGAGTTTATATAAATAAGCGTTTCGAGACTTTAAGTATATCAATCTCCGACTAGATTCCCCGCTGACCTGTTTGAATTGCCTCCTTCAATAGAAGTGATGGCGTTGTTTCTTCTTTTGTTAAGCCTGTTAAGCCGCTGTCGCGCTCAAAATAATCATCCACAAACTTTGTCATTTCTGCCATAAATCGCTGAGTTGAGAATAATTGCTTCTGTGCTTTTAAGGATTCTAAAAGGGTAGATTGCTTTTCAGGGCTGCTGAGCACTGCAATAATTTTGGCGATCGCTTCTGCTTCATCTCCAAACAACAACTCCTGATTCTGAGCGCCCACAATTTCCACCTGTCCCCCTTGGCTGCGCACGAACGGAATAACGTCCGCTTTCACCATTTCAGCGATCGAGATTCCAAACGGCTCTTTTTTATAATGAATCCCATATTTACACCGGGTCACCACGTTAACGTAGTCGGCATATTCCAAATTTTCGTACAAGGTGATCCAATCAGCATTCTCTGTCGCTAGTTTTTTAATCGATCGCTCATACTTCAGCGCATAGGTGCCACCGCCACCGCCAGTCAAATGCAGCTTAACGTCAAAACCTTGCGCTCTTACTTGTTGAAGGATCTTAATCACTTGGTCAGGTTGCTTTGCTTCTGTAATTCTGCCACTACAAATAAAAGCGTTTTCCTTGTCCATTTGAGCTTTATTCGGAATATCTAATACTACAGGGGGATACAGAACAGTCGAATCGATGCCATATGTTTTTAGAACAGTTTCATGCACAAGCTGTGAATTAGAAAGGGATGGGTTTTTTTTAAGTTGGGCGATCGAAAAATTAGAGACTTTTTCCCACCACCAATTTCCTTCTAATACCTTCACCCAATGAATGTATTGAATTGTTTTTTTGCCCAAATCAGCCGCATTATAAGCAGAAATCAATAAATCATAATCCTCTTGGCGTGCTTTAATGTGGCGGATAGAAAGGTGAAACAACAGCATTCTAATCTGCTTATTATTAGCAATTAGAAAATCTGTAATAGAGTTAGAAAACTTGGGAAACAAAGATTTTACCCGAATTTTCTGATGGTTTAAGGTGGTGCCATACATTGCATTTAGCCGTTCAAAGTCAATGTCTGAGACGGTGAACAAGGTTAATTCATATTTTTCCTTGAGCGCTTCTAACATCCACAGCGCCACAGTTTCCGCTCCGCCACCCAAAAAAGCAGGATAGTAGACGGCAATTTTTCCTAAAGCTGGAGAGGTCATGCGAGAGTTCCCGAAACGCCACCTCTAAGGTTCCCGCGCTCCTAAAACTTCCAACAAGCTAATCATCGCGATCGATTGGAATCTGTCGTAAATCAGGCATTTGGATCTGCGCTTCTGCTTCCTGCGCTGCTAGCTCTTTATGGGCTTCCTTGATGTCGAGAGGAATGGCGATCGGCACGGGTTTTTCAATCCAGCAGCTTGCAACAGGTAAGGTTTCTTCCAAATCTTCGAGGGGGCGAGGAATCACCATAACGGCATGAAGTTCGCCAATGCGCTCGGCTTCGTGCATTCCCGCTTGAATCGCGATCGCCACATCCGACACGCGCCCCCGAACAATGGCAGTACACAAGCCATCGCCTACCATTTCATAGGCTGCTAACTGCACATCTCCTGCCTTGAGCATGGCATCAGCAGCGCCCACCATTGCCGGAAATCCACGGGTTTCAAGCAAGCCGATCGCCAGATCACTCAAGCGACTATAGCCTTGTTCTGAGACATATTTTGCTAAACGACCGCTGATCGGCAGCACCACCTCAAGATTGGCTAGCGGGCGAGAAATCACAGATTTTGAGATGAATTGTCCAAATTGCTCAGCAACAGCGGCTCCTTCCTCTACAGCTATCCGCACGTCAGAAATTCTGCCCCGCACCACGGCAGTACAATACCCACTGCCAATTTTTTCGTAACCCACCAAACGCACAGACGACGACTTCAGCATCATGTCGGCAGTGCCCACGATCGCCGGAAAACTGCGGGTCGAAACCATGCCCAGCGCACTTTCACTGACAATCGGCTGCTGCTGCGACCCTTGCGGTATCTGCGGAGCAGTGCGCCGGGGTGCAGATTGCTTAGCGAGGGCTGAGTCTCGTGCCTCCATTGTGCTTCTCCAAGTAGCTCCCGAAGTGGGGCGGTCTTCTTAATCTTAAGAGATTTAATCGTCTGAGGATGGATTATCGAGTTTTTGATTCTCGAGCTTTTGTTGATGGGGAAACATCATCACCATCATTCGTTCGAGATAGACCTGTCCATGAACTGGCTTGGCTTTGCCGTTCTCCTTCGCAGGGACAGCATCACTATTTTCGGCTTGGGCTGGAGATGAAATTGGCGATGGGGCTTCGGCTGCAACAAATGGAGGGGTAGAAAAATCTTGAGGTTGAGTCGAAGCGTCTTGACGACTGCGATCGCCAATTATAGCGCCAGGCGGAACCGTATATTCTGGTTCAATAGTACTATCCATCACGGTTGCTCTGGAACCGATGCAAGCATTCGCCCCAATTTTGCCGCTGCCTAAAACCAATACGCCACTGCCTAAAGTCACTCCAACATCGATTTCCAAAGTACCGCCGTGGGCATGAAGCACGCAGCCGCTACCAATGCTGACTCCAGCAGCAATGATTAAATGACACTCATAATCAGCTTGAAGCATGACATTAGGCGCGATCACTGCCCTGGCGTCAAGGGTGACATTGCCACTGATGTACAAGTGGTCATCGCTGATCAAGGGCGATCGCGGCAGGTGCATTCGATAAAGCTGTTAAGGTGGATAAGATTCCGAAATTTTAACGCTAAAAGCTTCTTGCTCTTTTGAAGAGTTGGAAGCTTTTAGCTTCTCTACGGTCGTTGAACAATGATTTCGGACACTCGCCGTTTAGTCTTAGTATCTATACCAACCACACGAACGTACGCGCCACTATTCTCTGCTAGACAGCGCTCGAGGGCATTGACCACATCTCCGCCTTGAATAGGTGGGCAGCTTGTCCA
The Timaviella obliquedivisa GSE-PSE-MK23-08B DNA segment above includes these coding regions:
- a CDS encoding BMC domain-containing protein, producing the protein MEARDSALAKQSAPRRTAPQIPQGSQQQPIVSESALGMVSTRSFPAIVGTADMMLKSSSVRLVGYEKIGSGYCTAVVRGRISDVRIAVEEGAAVAEQFGQFISKSVISRPLANLEVVLPISGRLAKYVSEQGYSRLSDLAIGLLETRGFPAMVGAADAMLKAGDVQLAAYEMVGDGLCTAIVRGRVSDVAIAIQAGMHEAERIGELHAVMVIPRPLEDLEETLPVASCWIEKPVPIAIPLDIKEAHKELAAQEAEAQIQMPDLRQIPIDRDD
- a CDS encoding glycosyltransferase, whose protein sequence is MTSPALGKIAVYYPAFLGGGAETVALWMLEALKEKYELTLFTVSDIDFERLNAMYGTTLNHQKIRVKSLFPKFSNSITDFLIANNKQIRMLLFHLSIRHIKARQEDYDLLISAYNAADLGKKTIQYIHWVKVLEGNWWWEKVSNFSIAQLKKNPSLSNSQLVHETVLKTYGIDSTVLYPPVVLDIPNKAQMDKENAFICSGRITEAKQPDQVIKILQQVRAQGFDVKLHLTGGGGGTYALKYERSIKKLATENADWITLYENLEYADYVNVVTRCKYGIHYKKEPFGISIAEMVKADVIPFVRSQGGQVEIVGAQNQELLFGDEAEAIAKIIAVLSSPEKQSTLLESLKAQKQLFSTQRFMAEMTKFVDDYFERDSGLTGLTKEETTPSLLLKEAIQTGQRGI